A window of Candidatus Margulisiibacteriota bacterium contains these coding sequences:
- the thiC gene encoding phosphomethylpyrimidine synthase ThiC, with amino-acid sequence MIDSKIIAENVYQELAKQEGVSVQTIKDLVTSGTGVVLGNPKHTKVKPVAVGKGLRVKINANIGVSPATSSVEEELAKVKLCEETGVHCLMDLSLGKDIRQLRKDIINSTYIPVGTVPLYGLFFEKPEHPEDMIERFLEILEESGQDGVDFVVIHAGILKSHIELTKSRLIPVTSRGGSLLMKWMKKWNKENFLYENFNQILAICKKYNMTISLGDGMRPATIIDETDEAQLEEMRILGDLVLRCRKAGVQCMVEGPGHIPFHRIKLNIDLQKEYCHGAPFYVLGPLVTDVAPGYDHITSAIGATMAAYSGADFLCYVTPSEHLALPDLKDVRDGIMAYKIAAHAADLTRGKDLDWDRQMSKARAEVDWKKQRELAMDTQKFDEYFSRRKQNYETCTMCGEFCALK; translated from the coding sequence ATGATAGATAGCAAAATAATAGCAGAGAATGTGTATCAAGAACTTGCCAAGCAGGAAGGTGTTTCCGTACAAACTATAAAAGATTTAGTAACATCGGGAACAGGAGTTGTTCTAGGCAACCCAAAACATACTAAAGTAAAGCCAGTTGCTGTAGGGAAGGGATTGAGAGTCAAGATTAACGCTAATATTGGTGTTTCTCCAGCTACTTCTAGCGTGGAAGAAGAACTAGCCAAGGTTAAGCTTTGTGAAGAAACGGGAGTTCATTGCCTTATGGACCTTTCCCTGGGCAAAGATATTCGTCAGTTAAGAAAAGATATAATTAATAGTACTTATATTCCTGTAGGTACCGTTCCTTTATATGGATTATTTTTTGAAAAGCCTGAGCATCCAGAAGATATGATTGAAAGGTTTTTAGAAATTCTTGAAGAAAGTGGCCAAGATGGTGTTGATTTCGTTGTAATACATGCAGGGATATTAAAAAGTCATATTGAATTAACCAAATCTCGATTAATACCAGTAACTAGTCGTGGTGGTTCTTTACTAATGAAGTGGATGAAGAAATGGAATAAAGAGAATTTTTTGTATGAAAATTTTAATCAGATTCTGGCTATTTGTAAAAAATATAATATGACCATTTCCTTGGGAGACGGTATGCGCCCAGCAACAATCATTGATGAAACTGACGAGGCACAATTAGAAGAGATGCGTATTTTAGGTGACCTAGTTTTAAGATGCAGAAAAGCTGGCGTGCAATGTATGGTTGAGGGACCAGGTCATATTCCGTTTCATCGAATAAAATTGAACATTGATTTGCAAAAGGAATATTGTCATGGCGCTCCTTTTTATGTTCTTGGTCCATTGGTAACAGATGTAGCTCCAGGTTATGACCATATAACTTCTGCAATTGGTGCAACCATGGCAGCTTATAGTGGTGCTGACTTTTTATGTTATGTCACACCTTCTGAACACTTAGCCTTACCTGACTTAAAAGACGTTAGAGACGGTATTATGGCTTACAAAATAGCTGCACATGCAGCAGACCTTACTCGTGGCAAGGATTTAGATTGGGACAGGCAGATGTCCAAGGCCAGAGCAGAAGTTGATTGGAAAAAGCAACGAGAGCTAGCTATGGACACTCAGAAATTTGACGAGTATTTTAGTAGAAGAAAACAAA